A part of Solibacillus sp. FSL H8-0538 genomic DNA contains:
- the queE gene encoding 7-carboxy-7-deazaguanine synthase QueE, translating to MSKVPVIEIFGPTIQGEGMVVGQKTMFVRTAGCDYACSWCDSSFTWDGSGKHLIVQMTAQEIWAELKRLGGSGFSFVTISGGNPALLRNLDALIGILKENEIKVGVETQGSRWQEWLYEVDELTLSPKPPSSGMTTDYSVLTDILEKLQNRNSAQHISLKIVVFNQEDYDYAKQIHLRYPTIPFYLQVGNDDITTMDNSRLISHLLEQYEALINKVILDEELRDVKVLPQLHALVWGNKRGV from the coding sequence TTGAGTAAGGTACCCGTTATAGAGATTTTTGGGCCGACGATTCAAGGTGAGGGAATGGTCGTGGGTCAAAAGACAATGTTTGTCCGGACTGCTGGTTGTGATTATGCCTGTTCATGGTGTGATTCCTCATTTACGTGGGATGGCAGTGGCAAGCATCTTATTGTGCAAATGACAGCACAAGAGATTTGGGCTGAATTGAAACGCCTTGGTGGCAGCGGTTTTTCATTTGTCACGATTTCGGGCGGCAATCCTGCGCTCCTGCGAAATTTAGACGCGCTCATTGGTATTTTAAAAGAAAATGAGATCAAGGTCGGAGTGGAGACGCAGGGAAGCAGATGGCAAGAGTGGCTGTATGAGGTTGATGAACTGACACTTTCACCAAAGCCGCCTAGTTCCGGAATGACGACAGACTATTCGGTGCTCACTGATATCTTAGAAAAACTTCAAAATCGAAACAGCGCGCAGCATATATCCCTTAAAATAGTCGTTTTTAACCAAGAGGATTATGATTATGCTAAACAAATTCACCTTCGATATCCAACCATTCCTTTTTATCTCCAAGTCGGTAATGATGATATCACGACGATGGATAATTCACGTCTCATCAGCCATTTATTAGAGCAATATGAAGCGCTCATTAATAAAGTGATTTTGGATGAGGAATTAAGAGATGTCAAAGTACTGCCGCAGCTGCATGCCCTTGTGTGGGGAAATAAAAGAGGCGTATAG
- a CDS encoding bile acid:sodium symporter family protein — translation MLDRLNVRLQKLMPILTPLSLVIGVLIGDVGSQLVFLVPVLFAFMTFAGSLSLNFTGLQSFQKYPAVILLTIAFLHIVMPVWAYFVSTALFDDHLLTIGFVLSVAVPTGVTSFIWISISRGHLALGLSIILIDTLLAPIVMPALVHLVVGQAIEIDTASLMLDLLWMIVLPSIVGVLFNEWTKGEIEKTLGKTLAPFSKISLFLIVMINSSVIAPYVKNISWETLGVILVVFLLAVSGYAMCLLIGHILWKKDASIITTFIFTGGMRNIAVGVVVASTYFPSKVVMPVVFGMLFQQILASQFSRILEKYKAKYAPDAT, via the coding sequence ATGTTAGACAGGTTGAATGTCCGGCTCCAAAAGTTGATGCCGATTTTGACGCCGCTTAGTTTGGTGATTGGTGTGCTGATTGGGGATGTAGGGAGTCAGCTAGTTTTTTTAGTGCCAGTGCTTTTTGCGTTTATGACGTTTGCAGGAAGTTTGAGTTTGAATTTTACAGGGTTGCAGAGCTTTCAGAAGTATCCTGCTGTTATTTTATTAACGATTGCTTTTTTACATATTGTCATGCCAGTTTGGGCGTACTTTGTGTCAACGGCGCTGTTTGATGATCATTTACTGACGATTGGTTTTGTGTTGTCTGTAGCTGTTCCAACAGGGGTGACGAGTTTTATTTGGATTAGTATTAGTCGTGGGCATCTCGCGCTTGGTTTATCGATTATTTTAATTGATACGCTCCTCGCTCCAATTGTGATGCCGGCCTTAGTGCATCTTGTTGTTGGGCAAGCCATTGAAATTGACACGGCATCCCTAATGCTTGATTTATTATGGATGATTGTTCTCCCGTCGATCGTGGGTGTGCTCTTCAATGAATGGACAAAAGGGGAAATTGAGAAAACGCTCGGGAAAACACTCGCGCCATTTTCAAAAATAAGCTTATTTTTAATTGTTATGATTAATAGTAGCGTCATTGCCCCATATGTTAAAAACATTTCGTGGGAAACGCTTGGTGTCATTTTAGTTGTATTTTTGCTTGCTGTATCTGGCTATGCAATGTGCTTATTGATCGGACATATTTTATGGAAGAAGGATGCAAGTATTATTACGACATTTATTTTTACAGGTGGCATGCGCAATATTGCGGTTGGTGTTGTTGTGGCAAGCACGTATTTTCCTTCGAAAGTAGTGATGCCCGTTGTATTCGGCATGCTATTTCAACAAATATTGGCATCGCAGTTTAGCCGAATTCTTGAGAAGTATAAAGCGAAATACGCCCCAGACGCAACTTAA
- a CDS encoding DUF4358 domain-containing protein, whose protein sequence is MKKTIIYLMLTMALGLVITGCSNDKSSTIEAKLPAKEMADQMVKEVEQPMLMELQPDQVKEFYNIDPEMLDEYSIRIPMMNVKTNEIAILKVKNAEDIPDVESAVKQRAENVKKQFETYLPDQYENAKNYKLITKGNYVLLVISEEADALVKVYNSLFDQK, encoded by the coding sequence ATGAAAAAGACAATAATCTATCTTATGTTAACAATGGCATTAGGATTGGTGATTACAGGCTGTTCTAATGATAAGTCATCTACAATCGAGGCGAAGTTACCTGCAAAAGAAATGGCAGATCAAATGGTGAAGGAAGTCGAACAACCTATGCTAATGGAATTGCAACCAGATCAAGTGAAGGAATTTTACAATATAGACCCGGAAATGCTTGATGAATATTCGATTAGAATACCGATGATGAACGTAAAGACAAATGAAATTGCAATTTTGAAAGTGAAAAATGCTGAAGATATCCCTGACGTGGAATCAGCGGTAAAGCAAAGAGCGGAAAATGTGAAAAAGCAATTTGAAACATATCTTCCAGACCAATACGAAAATGCAAAAAACTATAAGCTAATTACGAAAGGCAACTATGTGTTATTAGTTATCTCGGAAGAAGCAGACGCACTTGTAAAAGTTTATAATAGTCTCTTTGACCAAAAATAA
- a CDS encoding VUT family protein, which produces MRILFYLLSIVIANVITARFAPLQFGMFIVPMGTLMIGATFIFRDLVQNKYGRAKTYLFILIALILSAVVSFLLGDTLLIVVASAISFVVAETADTEIYTRLKLPMAWRVFYSGIVGGFLDSVIFVVIGLSPLGANILPWEAVPAAVLGQIIVKTTIQMFGALILNQVHVMKEKRPISE; this is translated from the coding sequence ATGAGAATATTATTTTATTTATTATCTATTGTCATCGCTAATGTAATAACGGCAAGATTTGCGCCATTACAGTTTGGAATGTTTATCGTTCCAATGGGGACTCTTATGATTGGGGCGACCTTCATTTTCCGGGACCTTGTGCAAAATAAATATGGTAGAGCAAAGACGTATTTATTTATTTTAATAGCGTTAATCTTATCCGCTGTGGTTTCCTTCCTACTCGGAGATACACTATTGATTGTTGTTGCATCGGCAATTTCATTTGTTGTCGCTGAAACAGCTGATACAGAGATTTATACTCGATTAAAACTTCCAATGGCTTGGCGTGTGTTCTACAGCGGAATTGTTGGAGGATTTTTGGATTCGGTTATTTTCGTAGTAATTGGCTTGAGTCCACTTGGCGCCAACATACTGCCTTGGGAAGCTGTACCGGCTGCCGTTTTGGGGCAAATTATTGTGAAGACGACTATTCAAATGTTCGGTGCACTGATTTTGAATCAAGTACATGTAATGAAAGAAAAACGTCCTATATCAGAATAA
- a CDS encoding GNAT family N-acetyltransferase: MAISIGIATIDDFEAVNEIVKEGHEEHVEALPNVFKSVAQVMPTSYYQELLEDNCSEILVAKEGLIIVGFAVMSMEKSPSFDSLVEREYAYINDFGIKSGEQRKGIGKILFEACVSWAKAREASSLELNVWEFNEKAMLFYDSFGMETISRKMQIKF, encoded by the coding sequence TTGGCCATTTCAATTGGAATTGCAACTATAGATGATTTTGAAGCGGTTAATGAAATTGTTAAAGAAGGGCATGAAGAACATGTCGAGGCTTTGCCAAACGTATTTAAAAGTGTAGCTCAAGTCATGCCAACATCTTATTACCAGGAATTATTAGAAGACAATTGTAGTGAAATCCTAGTGGCTAAAGAGGGACTAATAATTGTTGGATTTGCAGTTATGAGTATGGAAAAGTCGCCTTCTTTCGATTCTTTAGTAGAAAGAGAATATGCTTATATTAATGATTTTGGGATTAAATCCGGTGAGCAACGAAAAGGAATTGGCAAAATATTATTTGAAGCATGTGTTAGTTGGGCAAAAGCAAGAGAGGCTAGTTCACTAGAATTAAATGTATGGGAATTCAATGAAAAGGCAATGTTATTCTATGACTCTTTTGGAATGGAAACGATCAGTCGGAAAATGCAAATAAAATTTTGA
- a CDS encoding DUF1540 domain-containing protein, protein MPNVEVNCTVSNCVFHVEGNVCGAEKIEINMDYQSKNKKNTEFASDFDLRTMPEEASKSSDTCCKTFISKEER, encoded by the coding sequence ATGCCTAATGTAGAGGTGAACTGTACTGTATCGAATTGTGTTTTCCATGTAGAAGGAAATGTTTGTGGGGCTGAAAAAATTGAGATCAATATGGATTACCAATCAAAAAACAAAAAGAATACAGAGTTTGCTTCCGATTTTGATTTACGGACTATGCCTGAAGAAGCGAGTAAGTCTTCAGATACTTGCTGTAAAACGTTCATATCTAAAGAAGAACGCTGA
- a CDS encoding MBOAT family O-acyltransferase: MVFSSLLFLFLFLPAVLALYYCSPKMIRNLILFLTSLIFYAWGEPVYIIIMLVSTFTDYSFGLLLDRPNLSSMKRKWIVALSIIVNLTLLSYFKYADFLIQNVNALLGTNIPLTELPLPIGISFYTFQSMSYIIDVYRGTAKAQRNWIDFGTFVALFPQLVAGPIVKYSTIAEQLHKRSENIEMFAEGIRRFIIGLAKKVLLANNIGLLWHAISQSNADAMPALTAWLGIIAFAFQIYFDFSGYSDMAIGLGLMFGFRFNENFNKPYIAQSITDFWRRWHISLSSWFREYVYIPLGGNRRGLAIQTRNILIVWMLTGFWHGASWNFILWGLYFGVILIFEKWWGLSLLLRAPRWIRHLYAIILILIGWVLFAFDQPHLIVDYLRAMAGFNHQALWNNDTLYLFYTNAVLFLVLVIASLSQKQWARENEMSLLHVVWYGFLFFLSIAYLVDATFNPFLYFRF, translated from the coding sequence ATGGTATTTAGCAGTCTGCTATTTCTATTTTTGTTTTTGCCAGCTGTATTAGCACTTTACTATTGTTCACCAAAGATGATTAGAAATCTAATCTTATTTTTAACCAGTCTTATCTTTTATGCCTGGGGTGAACCGGTTTACATTATTATTATGTTGGTATCGACTTTTACGGATTACAGCTTCGGGTTGCTACTGGATAGACCTAATTTGAGTTCCATGAAACGAAAGTGGATTGTCGCCTTATCTATTATTGTTAACCTGACACTGTTATCTTATTTTAAATATGCTGATTTTCTTATTCAAAATGTAAATGCGTTGCTCGGTACAAATATCCCTTTGACCGAGCTTCCTTTACCTATTGGGATATCATTTTACACGTTCCAATCCATGTCTTATATCATAGATGTGTATAGAGGGACCGCTAAAGCACAACGGAATTGGATTGACTTCGGAACGTTCGTCGCCTTGTTCCCTCAACTTGTTGCAGGTCCAATCGTGAAATATAGCACGATTGCGGAACAGCTCCACAAGCGATCGGAAAATATTGAGATGTTTGCAGAGGGCATTCGACGGTTTATTATCGGACTGGCGAAGAAGGTATTACTAGCCAATAATATCGGGCTGCTTTGGCACGCCATCTCGCAATCAAATGCAGATGCTATGCCTGCATTAACGGCATGGCTAGGTATCATCGCATTTGCATTCCAAATCTATTTTGATTTTAGCGGATATTCAGACATGGCGATTGGTCTTGGCCTCATGTTTGGTTTTCGATTTAACGAGAATTTCAACAAGCCATATATTGCGCAGAGCATTACCGACTTCTGGAGGAGATGGCATATATCGCTCAGTAGTTGGTTTCGAGAATACGTCTACATTCCACTTGGCGGCAATCGGCGAGGGTTAGCCATTCAAACACGTAATATCCTAATTGTCTGGATGCTTACAGGATTTTGGCATGGAGCAAGCTGGAACTTTATTTTATGGGGATTGTATTTTGGCGTCATTCTCATTTTCGAAAAGTGGTGGGGGTTATCATTACTTCTTCGTGCACCACGTTGGATCAGACATCTTTATGCCATCATCCTCATTCTGATTGGGTGGGTGCTATTTGCCTTTGACCAGCCACACTTAATTGTTGATTATTTGCGTGCCATGGCGGGATTCAATCACCAAGCGCTTTGGAATAATGACACGCTTTACTTGTTTTATACGAACGCAGTTTTATTCCTAGTATTGGTTATCGCCTCTTTATCTCAGAAGCAATGGGCAAGAGAGAATGAAATGTCGCTTTTGCATGTTGTTTGGTATGGATTTCTCTTCTTTCTTTCCATCGCCTATTTGGTAGACGCTACCTTTAACCCATTCTTATATTTTCGTTTCTAG
- a CDS encoding DHHW family protein yields the protein MKQKAERFLVIGFVGTLFLISLLFFILPHQRFSNLENRYLQGVPHLTWDNVLSNKYAEEAESFVTDHFPFRDKWLWIKSAAEQSRLQQENNGIYKGQDGYLFENFIKPDYKKVEQYTDSVNEFANNHPEVNMMFMLAPTSVGLYPERLPWLAPSYSQKKVNDYIGEQLAKELTFIDGFDFLSPHAFESIYYRTDHHWTTYGAYLAYAAYAEKKGWHPLSQSDFLIQTVSNSFLGSYHTRSQFSGLAPDTIQVYSPRKLIPTEMYIADTNQTMTSMYDSSFLAKKDQYSYFLGGVHALMTITTKLNSQQIEQDKLLVIKDSYAHNVIPFLTRHVPEIHVIDMRYYNGSIADYMSKNGINDVLFLFNTSTLVDETALLKLNN from the coding sequence ATGAAGCAGAAAGCAGAGCGATTTTTGGTTATTGGGTTTGTTGGAACATTGTTTCTAATCTCTCTGTTATTTTTCATTTTGCCTCATCAACGTTTCTCCAATCTGGAAAACAGATATTTACAAGGTGTCCCCCATCTAACTTGGGATAACGTATTGTCCAATAAATATGCAGAAGAGGCGGAGAGTTTCGTAACGGACCATTTTCCTTTCCGAGATAAGTGGCTTTGGATAAAATCAGCTGCTGAACAATCTCGTCTGCAGCAAGAGAATAATGGGATTTATAAAGGGCAAGATGGCTATTTATTTGAAAATTTTATCAAACCGGATTACAAAAAGGTTGAGCAATATACAGATTCGGTAAACGAATTTGCTAACAACCATCCGGAAGTGAACATGATGTTTATGCTAGCGCCTACATCGGTGGGTCTTTATCCCGAACGTTTACCATGGTTAGCACCGTCTTATTCACAAAAGAAGGTGAATGACTATATTGGTGAGCAACTTGCGAAAGAATTAACTTTTATTGACGGCTTTGATTTCCTTAGTCCCCATGCTTTTGAATCAATTTATTATCGTACGGATCATCATTGGACGACGTACGGAGCTTATTTGGCGTATGCTGCCTATGCGGAGAAGAAAGGGTGGCATCCTCTTTCCCAAAGTGACTTTTTGATTCAAACCGTGAGCAATTCGTTTCTAGGGAGCTACCATACAAGGAGTCAGTTTAGTGGATTAGCACCGGATACCATCCAAGTCTATAGTCCTCGTAAGCTCATTCCTACAGAGATGTATATCGCGGATACGAATCAAACGATGACGAGTATGTATGATTCAAGTTTTCTTGCTAAGAAGGATCAGTATTCCTATTTCCTAGGTGGTGTCCATGCGCTGATGACGATTACAACCAAGCTCAATTCACAACAGATTGAACAGGATAAGCTGCTAGTCATTAAAGACTCGTATGCGCATAACGTAATCCCATTTCTCACAAGACATGTACCAGAAATTCATGTGATTGACATGCGGTATTATAACGGCAGTATTGCTGATTATATGTCCAAGAATGGAATTAATGACGTGCTATTTTTATTTAACACATCTACCTTAGTTGATGAAACAGCTCTTTTGAAACTAAATAACTAG
- a CDS encoding DUF1801 domain-containing protein, with translation MDMQHYVDSMDDKWKDAYAQLVELLDNTLPIGFEKCFLYNMISYVVPLATYPSGYHVTPNTPLPFISIGVQKKHIAIYHMGIYANKELLNWFTENYQQQVPTKLNMGKSCIRFTNPHKIPFSLLQELFEKITPEQWITAYEKERNR, from the coding sequence ATGGACATGCAGCATTACGTTGATTCGATGGATGATAAATGGAAGGACGCCTATGCGCAATTAGTAGAACTATTAGACAATACGTTGCCAATAGGATTTGAGAAATGTTTTCTGTACAATATGATTAGCTATGTTGTGCCACTTGCTACATATCCAAGCGGCTATCATGTGACGCCTAATACACCACTCCCGTTTATTAGTATTGGTGTACAAAAAAAGCATATTGCCATTTATCATATGGGCATCTATGCAAACAAGGAATTATTGAATTGGTTTACCGAAAACTATCAGCAGCAAGTCCCGACAAAATTAAATATGGGGAAAAGTTGTATTCGCTTTACAAATCCTCACAAGATTCCATTTTCTCTTTTGCAGGAGCTTTTTGAAAAAATAACACCTGAGCAGTGGATTACTGCCTATGAAAAGGAGCGAAATCGATGA
- a CDS encoding ABC transporter permease, producing MRKNVGLRIFACLVFAFLFIPLIIIVVTSFGTSSTIQFPIEGFTLDWYSKVFKNESFMNSFALSLKIALFATVLALLVGVPAAYSLARHNVFGRNWIKSFFLSPTIVPGLVVGYSLYQFVVIQFQFPIIQGLLLGHFLVCLPYVIRVVGSTIEQLDFSIEEVSWTLGCTKLQTFSKIVLPNITSGIFASFMLAFINSFNNIPVSQFLSGPGVTMLPTSLMNYIEYNYDPSVSALSVILMLGTIVLMFIIEKTLGLASIS from the coding sequence GTGCGTAAAAATGTGGGGTTAAGGATCTTTGCTTGTTTAGTGTTTGCATTTTTGTTTATACCACTAATTATTATTGTGGTGACCTCTTTTGGAACTAGCTCAACAATTCAATTTCCGATTGAAGGCTTCACGCTTGATTGGTATAGCAAAGTATTTAAAAATGAATCATTTATGAACAGCTTTGCCCTTAGTTTAAAGATCGCGCTTTTTGCTACGGTTCTGGCTTTGCTTGTAGGTGTTCCGGCAGCTTACTCTTTAGCACGCCATAATGTATTCGGACGTAATTGGATCAAAAGCTTTTTCCTATCACCAACAATCGTACCAGGTTTAGTAGTTGGTTATTCATTGTATCAATTTGTTGTTATTCAATTTCAATTTCCGATTATACAAGGACTGCTACTAGGGCATTTCCTTGTATGTTTACCTTATGTGATTCGGGTAGTTGGCTCGACTATCGAGCAATTAGATTTTTCCATTGAAGAAGTGTCGTGGACATTAGGTTGCACAAAATTACAAACGTTTAGCAAAATCGTTTTACCGAATATTACTTCAGGAATTTTTGCTTCTTTCATGTTGGCATTCATTAATTCCTTCAACAATATTCCTGTGTCGCAATTTTTATCTGGACCAGGTGTGACGATGCTCCCAACGAGCTTAATGAATTATATTGAATACAATTATGATCCATCTGTTTCTGCATTATCAGTGATTTTAATGCTAGGTACGATTGTTCTAATGTTTATTATTGAAAAGACGTTAGGGTTAGCAAGTATTTCATAG
- a CDS encoding VOC family protein has translation MKSVRTFLMFQGNADQAIQQYEAWFPACIVVHKAYQEDNKLIAMAVLNINGYEILINDSSIQHGFTFTPSTSLFIECDSEEEIQDLTEKLTQDGEILMPLDHYGFSKKFAWIQDRFGVSWQLNLA, from the coding sequence ATGAAATCTGTTCGAACGTTTTTAATGTTTCAAGGAAATGCAGATCAAGCAATTCAGCAATATGAGGCATGGTTCCCCGCGTGCATCGTAGTTCATAAAGCGTACCAAGAGGATAATAAACTTATAGCGATGGCCGTACTAAATATTAACGGCTATGAAATCTTAATTAATGATAGTTCTATCCAACACGGTTTTACATTTACCCCGTCTACATCTCTGTTTATCGAGTGTGATTCAGAAGAAGAAATTCAAGATTTAACCGAAAAATTAACACAAGACGGTGAAATATTAATGCCACTTGACCATTACGGCTTTTCGAAAAAATTTGCATGGATTCAGGATCGCTTCGGCGTGTCGTGGCAGTTAAACTTAGCATAG
- the queD gene encoding 6-carboxytetrahydropterin synthase QueD has translation MTNFRIVDKLQKIDEDIHRDQLNYHAKRVLVSKEFTFDAAHHLHNYEGKCKNLHGHTYRAVLGLSGYTDERGLMIDFGDIKEIWKQKIEIYLDHRYLNETLPLMNTTAENIVVWMYEKLAEALLEEQRYTGARVEFIRLYETPTSYAEARREWMEVE, from the coding sequence ATGACGAATTTTAGAATTGTCGATAAGCTCCAAAAAATAGATGAAGATATTCATAGGGATCAATTGAACTATCATGCAAAGCGTGTGCTTGTGAGCAAGGAATTTACCTTCGATGCTGCCCATCATTTACATAATTATGAGGGGAAATGTAAAAATCTGCACGGCCATACGTATCGTGCTGTATTAGGACTAAGTGGGTACACGGATGAGCGCGGCTTGATGATTGATTTTGGCGATATAAAAGAAATTTGGAAACAAAAAATAGAGATTTATTTGGATCATCGTTATTTAAATGAAACGCTTCCCCTGATGAATACGACAGCAGAGAACATTGTTGTATGGATGTACGAAAAGTTAGCTGAAGCCTTGCTTGAGGAACAGCGATATACGGGGGCGCGTGTCGAATTTATCAGGCTGTATGAAACTCCGACTAGCTATGCTGAAGCGAGACGGGAGTGGATGGAAGTTGAGTAA
- a CDS encoding ABC transporter permease: MTHRRIPYIILAPGLILLILFLVLPLVSIIFPTFFDGGFTFSNYTSFLKDEYNFSIFWRTLKISLIVTAICVIFGVPTAYYISQSPKKWRSLLMSLTLFPLLTNSVVRSFAWITLLGQDGIVNNGLMKIGLISEPLTLLYTEFAITIGSVYLFLPLMVITLVGILENIDSEIMEAAETLGANRVVAFAKVILPLSVPGIIVGSILVFTGTLTAYTTPQLLGGNRNMMLATFLYQNATALGNWQGASVIALIMIVTTVVVMKLFNWIANRLDKRGEARA, translated from the coding sequence ATGACGCATAGAAGAATCCCCTATATCATACTGGCTCCAGGATTGATTCTTTTGATTTTATTTTTGGTGTTACCTCTAGTATCCATCATTTTTCCAACGTTCTTTGATGGAGGATTCACCTTTTCAAACTATACTTCGTTTTTAAAGGATGAATATAATTTCAGTATTTTTTGGCGAACACTAAAAATTTCACTCATTGTGACGGCAATTTGTGTAATATTCGGCGTTCCAACTGCTTATTACATTTCGCAAAGTCCGAAAAAATGGCGTAGCTTGTTAATGTCGTTAACTCTATTTCCGTTGTTAACAAATTCCGTTGTACGGAGTTTTGCATGGATTACGCTTTTAGGACAAGACGGCATTGTTAATAATGGGTTAATGAAAATCGGCTTAATTTCCGAACCGCTTACATTACTTTATACGGAGTTTGCCATTACGATTGGCTCCGTGTATCTATTCCTACCTTTAATGGTTATTACGTTAGTAGGGATTTTAGAAAATATTGATTCGGAAATTATGGAAGCGGCTGAAACGTTAGGTGCCAATCGCGTAGTTGCTTTTGCGAAGGTAATCTTACCTTTAAGTGTTCCAGGAATTATTGTGGGCAGTATTTTAGTATTCACAGGTACCTTGACTGCGTATACAACTCCGCAATTATTAGGTGGGAACCGAAACATGATGTTAGCCACTTTCTTATATCAAAATGCGACGGCGTTAGGTAATTGGCAAGGTGCAAGTGTAATCGCGTTAATCATGATAGTGACAACTGTAGTCGTAATGAAGTTATTTAACTGGATTGCGAATCGTTTAGATAAGAGAGGTGAAGCACGTGCGTAA